In the Gorilla gorilla gorilla isolate KB3781 chromosome 10, NHGRI_mGorGor1-v2.1_pri, whole genome shotgun sequence genome, one interval contains:
- the IL31 gene encoding interleukin-31 produces MASHSGPSTSVLFLFCCLGGWLASHTLPIRLLRPSDDVQKIVEELQSLSKMLLKDVEEEKGVLVSQNYTLPCLSPDTQPPNNIHSPAIRAYLKTIRQLDNKSVIDEIIEHLDKLIFQDAPETNISVPTDTHECKRFILTISQQFSECMDLALKSLTSGAQQATT; encoded by the exons ATGGCCTCTCACTCAG GCCCCTCGACGTCTGTGCTCTTTCTGTtctgctgcctgggaggctggctGGCCTCCCACACGTTGCCCATCCGTTTACTACGACCAAGTGATGATGTACAGAAAATAGTCGAGGAATTACAGTCCCTCTCGAAGATGCTTTTGAAAGAT gtggaggaagagaagggggtgCTCGTGTCCCAGAATTACACGTTGCCGTGTCTCAGCCCTGACACCCAGCCGCCAAACAACATCCACAGCCCAGCCATCCGGGCATATCTCAAGACAATCAGACAGTTAGACAACAAATCTGTTATTGATGAGATCATAGAGCACCTCGACAAACTCATATTTCAAGATGCACCAGAAACAAACATTTCTGTGCCAACAGACACCCATGAATGTAAACGCTTCATCCTGACTATTTCTCAACAGTTTTCAGAGTGCATGGACCTCGCACTAAAATCATTGACCTCTGGAGCCCAACAGGCCACCACTTAA